The Puntigrus tetrazona isolate hp1 chromosome 23, ASM1883169v1, whole genome shotgun sequence genome has a segment encoding these proteins:
- the pa2g4b gene encoding proliferation-associated protein 2G4b has translation MSGDDDQQEHTIADDLVVTKYKMGADIANQALKVLIEAAKPGVSVLSLCEKGDAFITAETGKVFKKEKEIKKGIAFPTCVSVNNCVCHFSPLKSDPDYTLKDGDLVKIDLGVHVDGFISNVAHSFVIGTTKDAPVSGRKADVIKAAHLCAEAALRLVKPGNQNTQVTEAWNKIAQSFKCMAIEGMLSHQLKQHVIDGEKTIIQNPTDQQRKDHEKAEFEVHEVYAVDVLISTGEGKARDSGQRTTVYKRDPNKQYGLKMKTSRVFFSEVERRFDTMPFTLRAFEDESKARLGVVECAKHELLQPFNVLHEKEGEYVAQFKFTVLLMANGPLRITSGPFEPELYKSEHEVQDPELKTLLQSSASRKAQKKKKKKASKNVESATESEAAA, from the exons ATGTCAGGAGACGACGACCAGCAAGAGCACACCATCGCTGATGACTTGGTAGTTACCAAGTACAAGATGGGGGCCGACATAGCAAACC agGCTTTGAAGGTGCTCATCGAAGCGGCCAAACCTGGCGTGTCTGTCCTCAGCCTGTGCGAGAAAGGAGACGCTTTCATCACTGCTGAAACAGGCAAGGTCTtcaagaaggagaaagagataAAGAAAG GGATTGCCTTTCCCACCTGTGTATCTGTGAACAACTGTGTGTGCCACTTCTCACCACTAAAGAGCGATCCGGACTACACACTCAAAGACGGTGACTTGGTTAAAAT CGACCTTGGAGTTCATGTGGATGGCTTCATCTCCAACGTGGCTCATAGCTTTGTTATTGGCACGACCAAG GATGCTCCTGTGTCAGGGCGGAAAGCGGATGTGATCAAAGCTGCCCATTTGTGTGCAGAAGCTGCTCTCCGGCTGGTTAAACCTGGGAATCAG AACACTCAGGTCACAGAGGCCTGGAACAAGATTGCCCAATCGTTCAAATGCATGGCCATCGAGG GCATGCTGTCTCATCAGTTAAAGCAGCACGTCATTGATGGAGAGAAAACCATCATTCAGAACCCCACCGACCAGCAAAG GAAGGACCATGAGAAGGCAGAATTTGAAGTGCATGAGGTGTACGCTGTGGACGTGCTCATTAGCACCGGAGAGGGAAAG GCTAGAGACTCCGGGCAGAGGACCACTGTTTACAAGCGAGACCCCAACAAGCAGTATGGACTGAAGATGAAGACCTCCAGGGTGTTCTTCAGTGAGGTCGAGCGCCGATTTGATACCATGCCATTTACTTTGAG GGCATTTGAGGATGAGAGTAAAGCTCGACTAGGAGTGGTTGAGTGTGCCAAACACGAGCTGCTTCAGCCCTTCAATGTCCTGCACGAGAAGGAAG GTGAATATGTAGCGCAGTTTAAATTCACGGTACTGCTCATGGCTAATGGCCCTCTGCGTATCACCAGTGGACCTTTTGAACCAGAGCTTTACAAGTCTGAGCATGAAGTACAAGACCCAGAGCTCAAG ACATTGTTGCAGAGCTCAGCAAGCCGCAAggcacagaagaagaagaaaaagaag GCATCTAAAAATGTGGAGAGTGCCACAGAGAGCGAAGCTGCTGCATAG